Proteins encoded in a region of the Paenibacillus sp. W2I17 genome:
- a CDS encoding diguanylate cyclase domain-containing protein codes for MAEPKSKKEQNLLNRTLLHQGTYTNDPIDLNNCDKEPIHIPGFIQPHGVLLAINTSHTPTIVQCSQNTEDHLGIAYEDVLGMPLENLIGEEDVRKLLASSFNADVTSDLHYMDLTIKVSDEDRIFSSVLHESDGLLILEIEPFYEKEDMETTDFEWISRFFGRIKSTDSRVEASQIAAEQVKEMLGYDRVMIYEFDEQWNGKVIAEAREQELEPFLGHHYPASDIPKQARELYLRNWLRTIVNVNYKPVEIVPMLQPLTGKPLNLSLSVLRSVSPLHIEYLHNMGVGATVTISLIHNNQLWGLITCHHYKARYVPHRVRNLCNFLGAFFSNELFQRQQLDDYQSEIQSREAASRIANIFIGNTSPARVLEELQGEEETVLNLMGAAGAAICYQDKLLLYGETPNSGQIRELAGWLAGKSEDYSYHTSKLSAEYETSKAYQDKVSGVIYVAISPGQHNYMLWFRPEVVQVVDWAGDPAKAVLKTDDGMRLSPRKSFEKWREVVKSTSYPWTSKELSVLPLLKTIVRRQTENQLVQAEEQALQNARILRQNEQRYLQLMDYSPVAFFTLTDGQIIYCNTKAAELLGFESSKDLMGKDFRAFVPEQTRVTLQQNFEELKHNNTSLITSQSYFTTAAGTSLLLEITLASVTHAGKPSVMVLLHSCASHHEQDNYTETTSQLQNYLTTDPLTDMPIQTVFKSQLQADWDDCLQEKCSLGLLIIDIDDFRSYNATYGLQGGDLCLQWIGEVLTVVSEQHEAQISRLRGGTFMLKLKSTTSEDVAKLAEEIRQHVLALQIQRELTGPSGVVTVCVGGAVLVPEELFDASDLIEKASRALAQAKNEGKNRAIVV; via the coding sequence ATGGCCGAACCGAAGTCCAAGAAAGAACAAAATTTGTTGAACCGCACATTGCTTCATCAGGGGACTTACACAAATGATCCTATAGATCTGAATAACTGTGATAAAGAACCCATTCATATCCCCGGTTTTATTCAACCTCATGGTGTTCTTTTGGCCATCAATACCAGTCATACGCCAACCATTGTTCAGTGTAGCCAAAATACGGAGGACCATCTGGGTATTGCCTATGAGGACGTTCTGGGCATGCCTTTGGAAAATCTGATTGGCGAGGAAGATGTGCGCAAACTGTTGGCTAGCAGCTTCAATGCAGATGTAACCTCTGATTTGCATTACATGGATCTGACCATTAAGGTATCCGATGAAGACCGGATCTTTTCTTCTGTTCTTCATGAAAGTGATGGTCTGCTCATTCTGGAGATCGAGCCTTTTTATGAAAAAGAGGACATGGAGACTACCGACTTTGAGTGGATATCCCGTTTCTTTGGTCGGATCAAAAGTACAGATAGTCGCGTGGAAGCAAGTCAGATTGCGGCTGAACAGGTGAAGGAAATGCTCGGTTATGACCGAGTCATGATTTATGAGTTTGACGAGCAATGGAACGGTAAAGTTATTGCTGAAGCGCGTGAACAAGAACTCGAACCATTCCTTGGACATCACTATCCGGCTTCGGATATTCCAAAACAGGCTCGGGAATTGTATCTTCGCAATTGGCTGCGAACCATTGTGAATGTCAATTATAAACCCGTCGAGATTGTGCCTATGCTTCAACCGCTCACAGGCAAACCGCTAAATTTGAGTCTTTCGGTCCTGCGTAGCGTATCTCCTCTTCATATCGAATATTTGCATAATATGGGTGTGGGTGCGACCGTTACGATCTCGCTCATTCATAACAATCAACTGTGGGGACTCATTACATGCCATCATTATAAGGCCAGATATGTACCCCATCGCGTACGGAATCTTTGCAATTTCCTGGGCGCGTTCTTCTCGAATGAATTGTTTCAGCGTCAGCAACTCGATGATTATCAATCAGAGATTCAGTCACGTGAAGCCGCTTCACGAATTGCCAACATTTTTATCGGTAACACAAGTCCTGCCCGAGTGCTTGAGGAATTACAGGGAGAAGAGGAGACGGTGTTAAATCTGATGGGTGCTGCCGGAGCAGCAATCTGTTACCAGGACAAGTTATTGTTGTATGGTGAAACGCCAAACAGTGGACAGATTCGTGAACTGGCAGGTTGGCTTGCAGGAAAGTCCGAGGATTATAGTTATCATACGTCGAAACTGAGTGCAGAGTATGAAACATCCAAAGCTTATCAGGATAAGGTTTCCGGGGTTATTTATGTTGCCATTTCGCCTGGACAGCATAACTACATGCTCTGGTTCCGACCTGAGGTCGTCCAGGTTGTCGATTGGGCGGGTGACCCCGCGAAGGCAGTGCTAAAGACAGATGATGGCATGCGGTTGTCCCCTCGTAAATCCTTCGAGAAATGGCGTGAGGTTGTAAAATCAACTTCGTATCCATGGACATCCAAAGAGCTTAGCGTGTTACCTTTACTCAAAACCATTGTACGTCGGCAGACAGAGAACCAGTTGGTTCAGGCCGAAGAACAGGCGCTGCAGAATGCTCGTATTTTGCGACAAAATGAACAGCGTTATTTGCAGTTAATGGATTACTCGCCCGTGGCATTCTTTACTTTGACTGACGGTCAGATTATCTACTGTAATACGAAGGCTGCCGAGTTGCTCGGGTTCGAGAGTTCCAAAGACCTGATGGGCAAGGATTTCAGGGCGTTTGTACCTGAGCAAACGAGAGTGACGTTGCAACAGAATTTTGAGGAATTAAAGCACAATAACACAAGTTTGATTACCAGCCAGTCGTATTTCACCACAGCAGCAGGTACCTCATTGTTGCTTGAAATTACACTTGCTTCTGTTACGCACGCGGGTAAACCTTCTGTGATGGTCCTATTGCACAGCTGCGCTTCCCACCATGAACAGGACAATTACACTGAAACGACGAGCCAGCTTCAGAACTACCTGACGACAGATCCGTTAACGGATATGCCAATTCAGACGGTGTTCAAGTCACAGCTTCAAGCTGACTGGGATGACTGTTTACAGGAAAAATGCAGTCTGGGACTGCTCATTATAGATATTGATGATTTCCGTTCGTATAATGCAACATACGGCCTTCAAGGAGGCGACCTGTGTCTGCAATGGATTGGTGAGGTGCTTACCGTGGTTAGCGAACAGCATGAGGCGCAGATTTCTCGTCTTCGCGGAGGTACATTCATGCTAAAATTAAAGAGCACAACGTCTGAGGATGTAGCTAAACTGGCGGAAGAAATTAGACAGCACGTGCTCGCTCTCCAGATTCAGCGGGAATTAACGGGTCCGAGCGGAGTTGTCACTGTTTGTGTTGGCGGTGCAGTACTGGTGCCAGAAGAGCTTTTCGATGCATCCGACCTAATCGAAAAAGCGAGTCGAGCGTTGGCCCAAGCGAAAAATGAAGGGAAAAATCGCGCAATTGTCGTGTGA
- a CDS encoding biliverdin-producing heme oxygenase, which translates to MTATTIMERLKSETAHYHRQVEQNPYAKAIMNQTVTIEEYRTYLEKFYGFLKPLEDQAVLLPFWESTGLDIEIRGKAVLLEKDLRNLGASEEEITQLPLCEELPDISTPARLFGYLYVIEGSTNGGQIMTKRLSQFLPIEADRGLEYFNAYGSETRTRWSEFTGLLQQSISTPEDHDNMVHSASETFRLLDQWINTDM; encoded by the coding sequence ATGACAGCAACAACTATTATGGAACGTCTGAAGAGCGAGACAGCTCATTATCACAGACAAGTAGAACAGAACCCTTATGCAAAAGCCATTATGAATCAAACTGTGACTATAGAAGAATATAGAACATATTTAGAGAAATTTTATGGATTCCTGAAACCGCTGGAGGATCAGGCTGTGCTGCTACCTTTCTGGGAAAGTACAGGATTGGATATCGAGATTAGAGGCAAGGCTGTACTGTTGGAGAAAGATTTACGAAATCTGGGTGCAAGTGAAGAAGAGATCACTCAACTTCCGCTCTGTGAAGAACTGCCGGATATTTCAACACCTGCGCGTTTGTTCGGATATCTGTATGTAATTGAGGGGTCCACGAACGGTGGACAGATCATGACCAAGCGTTTGTCGCAGTTCCTGCCCATTGAAGCTGATCGTGGATTGGAATATTTCAATGCTTACGGCTCAGAGACAAGAACAAGATGGAGCGAGTTTACAGGTTTGCTGCAGCAGTCCATCAGCACTCCAGAGGATCATGACAACATGGTACACAGTGCATCAGAGACATTCCGACTACTGGACCAGTGGATTAATACGGACATGTAA
- a CDS encoding MMPL family transporter — MNKLRNPRTISLILWILITLVSVVAMPDFGQLVKEKGQISIPETAQSQVAATMLKDMDKDSGNTYSIIAVFNSGEDTQALTNQQKTEIESVLSNLKNQKKQLNIETITTHLDGEEQADRLISEDRTTILTQITVTKDENIPLSEVISLLKESTAIPDVDTYLTGADLIDDDFGKSIEDGVQKTEIIAIIFILVILIIIFRSPIIPVISLLTVGISYVVSLAIVGYLVDWFNFPFSNFTQIFMVVILFGIGTDYNILLYTRFKEELSRQDGDVVLATKTTFKTAGRTVLYSGIAVFIGFLSLLLAKFQLYQATSAVAIAVAVLIIVLNTLNPFFMVVMGKKMFWPSKKFEGHADSRLWGFLSRQSVRRPFLAIILVAVISVPLLFSYSNRLSYNDLFEVNNDYNSKQGINLIMEHYAPGFSAPTTLVVQSEQAMDNQTLLKALDDLTDKMSKVEGVSEVYGVTRPTGVQIKELYINDQAEELNQGIGKANDGVGEIKEGLSSAAGQLQSSNDLSNVQLLIDGTSRLQVGVNALGDAMNQVSDGLNNGKEGAETLKNGLATLKEKVGVLSKGASDLHKGYTQLEQGFGSFSGTFTSIKTAIKGALDAYAQIEGSMTRLIANHPELQQEEDAVQVINISQAAQTELNALYTQLDPLMEQYNGAMVSFKEANESMAQISVGLTQVAVGVGQLEDGAGELSKGLTTGANGTKQIAGKTLEVKDGLSQINEGQSQLLSGLNDLQDKMGELKSGLTESTKGLSDVSKGLGDAEDYLGHLGQSDAAKSFYIPEEVLKGEEFLNSLDMYMSSDRKTAEISIILTDNPYSKEAMDVVQNLNKQLETALVGTDLSEAKVALGGIPSQNLDMKELSGGDLNRTSMIMLIGIGLILLFIIRSFWQTVIIIGALFLTYYVALGLNELLVVGPLGVDYLSWNVPFFSLIMIVTLGVDYSIFLMMKYREIEGDPIHKITEASRNIGGVVISAAVILGGTFAALIPSGVVTLIEVAISVIIGLVLLSFVMLPILLPALISLLHKLKYWGSGSDPINKQTNK; from the coding sequence ATGAATAAACTTAGGAATCCCAGAACGATCTCCCTGATTTTATGGATACTTATTACTCTCGTTTCTGTAGTGGCGATGCCTGATTTTGGTCAACTGGTAAAAGAAAAAGGACAGATTTCAATTCCTGAAACGGCACAAAGCCAGGTTGCTGCGACTATGTTGAAAGATATGGATAAGGATAGCGGGAATACTTATTCCATCATTGCTGTATTTAATAGTGGAGAAGATACACAAGCATTAACGAACCAGCAAAAGACGGAGATCGAATCCGTTTTATCCAACCTGAAAAATCAGAAAAAGCAACTGAATATTGAGACGATCACAACCCATCTGGATGGTGAAGAGCAAGCTGATCGGCTTATATCCGAGGACCGAACCACGATCCTGACTCAAATCACCGTCACTAAAGATGAGAATATTCCTCTTTCGGAAGTGATTAGTCTGTTAAAAGAATCTACAGCCATCCCTGATGTGGATACATATCTGACGGGAGCTGATCTGATCGATGATGATTTTGGTAAGTCGATTGAAGATGGTGTGCAGAAAACAGAAATTATCGCGATCATTTTCATCCTCGTTATCCTGATTATTATTTTTAGATCGCCGATCATACCTGTTATTTCACTGCTCACGGTAGGTATATCTTACGTTGTTTCATTAGCTATTGTGGGATATCTTGTAGATTGGTTTAACTTTCCGTTCTCGAACTTTACTCAGATATTTATGGTCGTTATCCTCTTTGGTATTGGTACGGATTATAATATCCTGTTATATACCAGATTCAAGGAGGAACTAAGTAGACAGGATGGCGATGTGGTTCTTGCGACCAAAACGACATTTAAAACAGCAGGCAGAACCGTATTGTATAGCGGCATCGCTGTATTTATCGGGTTTCTTTCACTCCTGCTTGCCAAGTTTCAGTTATATCAGGCAACCTCTGCGGTGGCGATCGCAGTAGCGGTTCTCATTATCGTCCTCAATACGTTGAACCCGTTCTTCATGGTTGTCATGGGCAAAAAAATGTTCTGGCCATCGAAAAAATTCGAAGGCCATGCGGACAGCCGACTGTGGGGATTTTTATCCCGCCAATCGGTACGAAGACCTTTCCTGGCAATCATTCTGGTTGCGGTGATTAGTGTTCCTTTATTATTCAGTTACAGTAATCGACTAAGTTATAATGACCTGTTTGAAGTCAATAATGACTACAATTCCAAACAGGGGATTAATCTGATTATGGAGCATTATGCACCAGGATTCTCAGCGCCAACAACATTGGTTGTGCAATCCGAGCAGGCAATGGACAATCAGACATTGCTTAAGGCACTGGATGATCTGACGGATAAGATGTCCAAGGTGGAAGGTGTCTCTGAGGTTTACGGTGTCACTCGACCAACTGGAGTCCAAATTAAAGAGTTGTATATTAACGATCAAGCAGAGGAGCTTAATCAGGGTATTGGTAAAGCAAACGATGGTGTGGGCGAAATTAAGGAAGGTTTGTCCTCTGCAGCTGGACAGCTTCAATCTTCGAATGATTTAAGTAACGTACAGCTGTTGATTGATGGGACAAGCCGGTTGCAAGTTGGAGTAAATGCATTGGGAGACGCCATGAATCAGGTATCTGATGGGCTGAATAATGGGAAAGAAGGGGCAGAGACGTTGAAAAACGGACTTGCTACCCTTAAAGAAAAGGTTGGAGTCTTGTCTAAAGGTGCCAGTGATCTGCACAAAGGGTATACGCAACTTGAACAGGGATTTGGTTCCTTTAGTGGTACTTTCACAAGCATCAAGACAGCTATTAAGGGAGCGCTTGATGCCTATGCTCAGATCGAAGGTAGCATGACCCGTCTAATTGCGAATCACCCTGAGTTACAACAAGAAGAAGATGCCGTACAAGTGATTAATATTTCTCAAGCGGCTCAAACTGAACTGAACGCGTTATACACACAGTTGGACCCGTTGATGGAGCAGTACAATGGGGCTATGGTTTCTTTCAAGGAAGCCAACGAGTCAATGGCTCAAATTAGTGTCGGTCTGACTCAGGTTGCTGTAGGTGTCGGTCAGCTTGAAGACGGTGCTGGCGAGCTATCCAAAGGTTTGACGACTGGAGCCAATGGAACCAAGCAGATAGCGGGTAAAACATTGGAAGTGAAAGATGGGCTCAGTCAGATTAATGAAGGACAGAGTCAGTTGTTAAGCGGTCTGAACGATTTGCAGGACAAAATGGGTGAGTTGAAATCCGGATTGACCGAAAGTACAAAAGGACTCTCAGATGTGTCGAAGGGTCTTGGTGATGCAGAAGATTATTTGGGTCATCTTGGCCAGTCTGATGCTGCGAAAAGCTTCTACATTCCAGAAGAGGTATTAAAAGGAGAAGAGTTTCTAAATTCGCTCGACATGTATATGTCTTCGGATCGGAAGACAGCGGAAATCTCCATCATTTTGACCGATAATCCATATTCGAAAGAAGCGATGGATGTTGTTCAAAATCTTAACAAGCAGTTGGAAACGGCTTTGGTTGGCACGGATTTGAGTGAGGCGAAAGTGGCCCTGGGCGGCATACCGTCACAGAACCTGGATATGAAAGAATTATCCGGAGGTGATCTGAATCGGACGTCCATGATCATGCTGATTGGAATTGGATTGATACTTTTGTTCATTATTCGTTCGTTTTGGCAGACTGTAATCATTATAGGTGCGTTATTCCTGACGTATTATGTGGCCCTTGGTCTGAATGAATTGCTGGTGGTTGGCCCGCTTGGCGTTGACTATCTGAGCTGGAACGTTCCTTTCTTCAGTCTGATCATGATTGTTACACTTGGTGTGGACTACAGTATCTTCCTCATGATGAAATATCGCGAGATTGAAGGAGATCCAATTCATAAAATTACGGAGGCTTCCCGTAATATAGGAGGAGTCGTGATCTCGGCGGCAGTAATATTGGGAGGTACCTTCGCCGCACTAATTCCTTCCGGTGTTGTTACGCTGATTGAAGTAGCTATTTCTGTCATCATCGGATTGGTTTTGCTAAGTTTTGTCATGCTTCCAATCTTGCTTCCGGCTCTAATCAGTCTATTACACAAGTTAAAATACTGGGGTTCGGGGTCCGATCCCATAAACAAACAAACAAATAAATAA
- a CDS encoding TetR/AcrR family transcriptional regulator: MAKSSKKDDIFAAALTLFAQRGFDATTMPMIADSAQVGAGTIYRYFTNKEVLLNELFQKSIREFLDALKQGFPNEPIPVRDQFHHIFRGLFKFAESDPDRLKFINSTGNALHFHDESKESVNEFMGFLNECIHKGQQQGAILILPTEALMNIVYGAFIHLFEHFNKGLLEATPELMNQLEECLWNAIRVH; the protein is encoded by the coding sequence ATGGCTAAAAGCAGCAAAAAAGATGATATTTTTGCAGCTGCTTTAACGCTTTTTGCCCAGCGGGGATTCGATGCAACAACCATGCCGATGATTGCCGATTCGGCTCAGGTGGGAGCAGGAACTATTTACCGTTATTTTACGAACAAGGAAGTATTGTTGAATGAACTTTTTCAGAAAAGTATCAGGGAGTTTCTTGATGCCTTAAAACAGGGATTTCCGAATGAGCCGATACCTGTACGTGACCAGTTTCATCATATTTTTCGTGGATTGTTCAAGTTCGCAGAGTCCGACCCGGATCGCCTAAAGTTTATTAATTCTACGGGTAATGCATTGCATTTTCACGATGAAAGCAAGGAAAGTGTCAATGAATTTATGGGGTTTCTGAATGAATGCATACATAAGGGGCAGCAGCAAGGAGCCATTCTTATACTGCCTACAGAAGCTTTAATGAATATAGTCTACGGTGCTTTCATACATTTGTTTGAACACTTTAACAAAGGTCTCCTGGAAGCGACGCCGGAGCTAATGAACCAGCTTGAGGAGTGCCTGTGGAATGCCATTAGAGTCCATTGA
- a CDS encoding Nif3-like dinuclear metal center hexameric protein — protein sequence MNITIQNIIQYLTAHVELPENTVDRLITGSSDQTVTGVFVTFMPTQHVIEHAIQRGANLIIAHESPFYNHHSHTDWLANDSVYMDKRKLIDEAGISIYRCHDIIHRFQPDGITEGLIQALGWSSYVEQRLAEADILSFPEGSTVEAIARHMKSSLGIDYVRVAGNAEIVCKRAAVLVGFRGNGHVTIPLIQNEQLDLIIAGEGFEWETPEYIRDAVQQGKSKALIMMGHAESEASGMKLLADRLVERFPELSVRFVGEKPVYTVI from the coding sequence ATGAATATAACCATTCAAAACATTATACAGTATCTCACAGCCCATGTAGAGTTACCGGAGAACACGGTAGATCGGCTGATTACTGGCTCGTCCGACCAAACGGTCACAGGTGTGTTTGTTACTTTTATGCCCACTCAACATGTCATTGAACATGCCATACAACGTGGGGCCAATCTAATTATCGCTCATGAATCCCCCTTCTACAACCATCACAGTCATACGGATTGGCTTGCAAATGATTCGGTTTATATGGACAAAAGAAAGTTGATCGACGAAGCAGGCATTTCCATCTATCGATGTCATGATATCATCCACCGCTTCCAACCGGATGGCATTACCGAAGGACTGATTCAGGCCTTGGGGTGGTCCTCTTATGTGGAACAACGACTAGCGGAAGCAGACATTCTTTCTTTTCCGGAAGGAAGTACCGTTGAAGCTATTGCTCGCCATATGAAAAGTTCCCTAGGCATCGATTATGTACGCGTTGCAGGCAATGCGGAAATAGTATGTAAACGCGCAGCGGTACTGGTAGGTTTTCGTGGTAATGGACATGTGACAATTCCCTTGATTCAGAATGAGCAATTGGATCTCATCATCGCTGGAGAAGGATTCGAATGGGAAACACCGGAATATATCCGTGATGCTGTGCAACAAGGCAAGTCCAAGGCACTGATCATGATGGGACATGCAGAGAGCGAGGCTTCGGGAATGAAGCTATTAGCAGACAGGTTGGTAGAACGTTTTCCCGAATTGTCTGTTCGTTTTGTAGGCGAGAAGCCTGTTTACACTGTGATTTAA
- a CDS encoding DMT family transporter encodes MRGIIFALLGGACITLQGVANTRISTDMGTWQAATITQLTGFILAALILLFVRDTNLQGLKQVKPMYLAGGAFGAVIIFSEVTAIQQIGVTFTISALLIAQLFLTFLVDSNGWFGVVKQKMKLPQFLGIALMVTGVIIMKL; translated from the coding sequence ATGAGAGGAATTATTTTTGCATTACTGGGCGGCGCGTGTATCACGCTCCAAGGGGTTGCCAATACTCGGATTAGCACCGACATGGGCACATGGCAAGCCGCTACGATTACACAACTGACAGGCTTCATCTTAGCGGCGCTGATCCTACTGTTTGTTAGAGACACCAACCTTCAAGGACTCAAACAAGTAAAACCCATGTATCTGGCTGGAGGTGCTTTTGGCGCCGTCATTATTTTCAGCGAAGTGACGGCCATTCAGCAAATCGGGGTTACATTCACGATCTCGGCTCTGCTCATTGCCCAGCTGTTCCTGACTTTTCTGGTGGATAGTAACGGATGGTTCGGCGTCGTGAAACAAAAGATGAAACTGCCGCAATTTCTGGGCATTGCCTTAATGGTGACTGGTGTCATTATTATGAAACTATAG
- a CDS encoding Crp/Fnr family transcriptional regulator, producing the protein MQEIHNEQQLMQYLKQYQLEKVFHEPLRTHMTLCHFEKCELICREGETSEYLYVLVEGKIKIFTTSAQDKTLVLCFKTPLEVVGDIEYVRESDIVNTVQAVSPVVMLRIHYQWLAELASDYAPLLKFLLKIISHKFYIDSNFSNFNLMYPVEVRLVSYLLSISTEEAGNVVHEELDAFNLTDIANLIGTSYRHLNRVIQKLCADGLIERYQGLIMIKDRAGLREITGHNIYE; encoded by the coding sequence GTGCAAGAGATCCATAACGAGCAACAATTAATGCAGTATCTGAAGCAATATCAACTCGAAAAGGTATTTCACGAGCCCCTGCGTACACATATGACATTATGCCATTTCGAGAAGTGTGAACTGATCTGTCGTGAAGGGGAAACTTCTGAATATTTGTACGTACTGGTCGAAGGTAAAATCAAGATTTTCACCACCTCCGCTCAGGATAAAACGCTGGTGCTTTGCTTCAAAACACCGCTTGAAGTTGTCGGTGACATAGAGTATGTCCGTGAAAGCGATATTGTTAATACGGTTCAGGCCGTGTCACCTGTGGTGATGCTTCGCATTCATTATCAATGGCTCGCTGAGCTTGCCAGCGATTATGCACCTTTACTTAAATTTTTGCTTAAAATCATCTCTCACAAATTCTACATTGACTCGAACTTTTCCAATTTCAACCTGATGTATCCCGTTGAGGTTCGTCTAGTCAGCTACCTGCTCTCCATCTCAACAGAAGAAGCGGGCAACGTCGTTCATGAAGAGTTGGATGCATTCAATCTGACCGACATCGCGAATCTGATCGGCACCAGTTACCGACATCTGAATCGGGTCATCCAGAAGCTCTGTGCAGACGGATTAATCGAACGATATCAGGGATTGATTATGATCAAGGACCGGGCGGGTCTACGTGAAATAACAGGTCACAACATTTATGAATAA
- a CDS encoding DMT family transporter, whose amino-acid sequence MLITGISLALLAGALVSLQTIFNNKVNERTGSWSTTTMVLFTGFIASFLISLLVEGKNTFSFQHMQPWYWLSGAIGVGVVFCLVQGMKLLGPTYAISIVLTSQLSFALLFDSMGWLGLEQIPFSWNQLLGVLVIVGGIVLFKFGGGKSEKSEQSPGTLQSDS is encoded by the coding sequence ATGTTAATCACAGGTATTTCGCTTGCGCTACTGGCAGGTGCACTTGTCAGTCTGCAAACGATTTTTAATAACAAAGTCAATGAACGCACCGGTTCATGGTCCACAACAACGATGGTGCTTTTCACCGGGTTTATTGCTTCTTTCCTCATCTCTCTGCTAGTCGAGGGTAAAAATACATTCAGCTTCCAGCATATGCAGCCCTGGTACTGGCTCAGTGGAGCCATCGGCGTTGGCGTGGTCTTCTGTCTCGTGCAAGGGATGAAGCTGCTTGGTCCCACATATGCCATCTCGATCGTACTGACGTCCCAATTGAGTTTTGCGCTACTATTTGATTCCATGGGATGGCTCGGTCTGGAGCAAATTCCTTTTTCGTGGAATCAGCTGCTCGGTGTACTTGTCATTGTTGGGGGAATTGTGTTGTTCAAGTTCGGTGGGGGGAAATCGGAAAAATCAGAGCAGTCCCCTGGAACACTTCAGTCTGACTCATAA
- a CDS encoding YebC/PmpR family DNA-binding transcriptional regulator yields MGRKWNNIKEKKASKDANTSRVYAKFGVEIYVAAKKGEPDPEANRALKVVLERAKTYNVPKAIIDRAMEKAKGSGDENYEELRYEGFGPNGAMVIVDALTNNVNRTAPEVRSAFNKNAGNMGVSGSVAYMFDPTAVIGIEGKNSEEVLELLLEADVDVRDIVDEDDAVIVYAEPDQFHAVQEAFKAAGITEFTVAELTMLAQNHIELPEDAQAQFEKLIDALEDLEDVQQVYHNVEFV; encoded by the coding sequence ATGGGTCGTAAGTGGAATAATATCAAGGAAAAGAAAGCTTCAAAAGATGCAAACACGAGCCGGGTCTACGCTAAATTCGGCGTTGAGATCTATGTAGCTGCCAAGAAGGGCGAACCGGACCCGGAAGCGAACCGTGCACTGAAAGTCGTGCTGGAACGTGCCAAAACGTATAATGTACCCAAAGCCATCATTGATCGTGCGATGGAAAAAGCAAAAGGCAGCGGGGATGAGAACTATGAAGAGCTGCGTTATGAAGGCTTCGGACCGAATGGTGCGATGGTCATCGTTGATGCACTCACCAACAATGTGAATCGTACAGCGCCGGAAGTGCGCTCTGCGTTTAACAAAAACGCTGGCAACATGGGTGTCAGCGGTTCTGTTGCTTACATGTTTGATCCAACAGCGGTTATTGGTATAGAAGGCAAAAACTCCGAGGAAGTACTGGAACTTTTGCTCGAAGCAGATGTGGATGTACGTGATATCGTGGACGAAGACGATGCTGTAATTGTATATGCAGAACCGGATCAATTCCACGCTGTACAAGAAGCATTCAAAGCTGCTGGTATTACTGAGTTCACAGTAGCCGAGCTGACGATGCTTGCGCAAAACCATATTGAACTTCCAGAGGATGCACAAGCTCAGTTCGAGAAACTGATCGATGCGCTTGAAGACCTTGAAGATGTTCAGCAGGTTTACCACAACGTAGAGTTCGTTTAA